DNA sequence from the Chitinophaga flava genome:
TGCTACTGCATTGGCATAAATATTATCGCCTATCCCTTTCACAAAAGGTGCAGGGATAACGCGGGCGGAGGCAATATGGGTATGACAGTCGATCGTCATTACGGTGATGGTTATAAGTAGTGATAACAATTAACGCTTGTGGGCTACTTCGTTTTCCCGTAGCTGCAGGAGCTGGTCTATCAGGGGTTTACCCGTTTTGGTCATCGGGATGGTATCCACAAAATAAATCTCATCAGGAATATGCAACGAAGACAGTACCGATTGTACTCTTGCCCTCACTTCCTCCCGGCTCAGCTGCGCTTCATCTTTCAGTACAATAAAACACAATGATTTGTCCTGCTCTCCTGATTTCACCAGCGAGATGCTTACACAGTGCCTGACGCCGGAACTCCCTTCCATACAGCGATCTACGTCTTCCAGATAAATTTTTGTACCGCCGCGGATGATCATATTCTTTTTTCTGCCGGTAATAAACAGATAACCATCTTTATCAAGATGACCGATATCACCGGTTAAAAAATCACCATGGATGTTATAACAAGTACGCTCATCTCTGAAATATCCGTTGCTGATTACACTGGCACCTTTGATCACAATCTCTCCGGTTTCTCCGACAGGCAGGTAGTCGTTGCCATTGTCTGCACCTACGATACAGATGGTCACACCGGCAGGCTTGCCCGCAGATCTGGCCCTGATACCATCCAGCGGAGAGATGGTAGCAAAACAGGTCACCTCTCCCAGACCATAACAGGGGATTATAGGATGACCGAATCTCACGCTATAGGCTAAACGAACATTTTCACCCAGCGGCGCACCGCCGGAAATAACGAATCGCAGGGAAGATGTTTGTGAAGTATCAAACAGGCTGGTAATAGCCTGAAAGATCACCGGTACCGCACTGAAAGTGTGTACCCGGTACCGGATCAATTCCTGTTGTATGCCGGCGCAAACAGCAGCACTGAATGTCGGGCAGACAATACAGGTGCCGCCTTCACGGAGCACCGGTATCAGGTCGCTGATCAGCGTAAATGTATGAAACATGGGTAGCAGACTCGCAGAAACAGATTGCGGATTGTATCCGAACGCCAGTATAGCTTCCGTGGTATTTTTCGTGATGTTTCCCGGAGAAAGCAGTACCCCTTTGGGATTGCCGGTGGTACCGGAAGTATAGATCAGCAGACTGCCGTTCACCTCATACCGGCGCACCTGCGGAGATACCTTGCCAGAGCAGTGCCGCTCAGCATCCGCGGAGATCACATTAATATTTGTCGTGGGCAATAACTCCCGCATATCTGTGATGATCAGTGCTGGTTCTGCATGAACGATTACTCTCCGCAGTTGCTCCGTTGTATATTCGGGGTTGACCGGATTGATAACATAGGGCAAATGCAAACCAGCGAGTACGTACAGTGCCTGATGCAGTCTTTCCCTGCAATGCACCATCACCACACCACCCTTCCGCACTCCCAGGCCAGCAAACATAGTTGCGAGACCCTCTGCCGCATTAAACAGCATCTGGTAAGTGACAGCGGTTCCGCTGCTGACATCTATCAATGCGTTTTTATTCAATCCATTCATCTTTATTATCGGTTTTTGATTGTTTGTATGGCTTCATATGCAATGGCTGGTGACAGCCGGAATCCTGATCCGGAGCCGCCGCCGGCGAAAAGGTGTGTACCTTCTTCATTCAGTTTAAATACTCCCGGATGCCCGCAAACCGGATAGGCATCACAGAATACACGTCCGTCTGACAGGAAAGGCAACAACTCCGGAACGTATTTGCCAAGTATACGTTGTGCCGTGGCTCTATCATCTGCACTGATCTTCAACTCTCCGGTCACCGGCCTGCAATCCCATTCTGTA
Encoded proteins:
- a CDS encoding class I adenylate-forming enzyme family protein translates to MNGLNKNALIDVSSGTAVTYQMLFNAAEGLATMFAGLGVRKGGVVMVHCRERLHQALYVLAGLHLPYVINPVNPEYTTEQLRRVIVHAEPALIITDMRELLPTTNINVISADAERHCSGKVSPQVRRYEVNGSLLIYTSGTTGNPKGVLLSPGNITKNTTEAILAFGYNPQSVSASLLPMFHTFTLISDLIPVLREGGTCIVCPTFSAAVCAGIQQELIRYRVHTFSAVPVIFQAITSLFDTSQTSSLRFVISGGAPLGENVRLAYSVRFGHPIIPCYGLGEVTCFATISPLDGIRARSAGKPAGVTICIVGADNGNDYLPVGETGEIVIKGASVISNGYFRDERTCYNIHGDFLTGDIGHLDKDGYLFITGRKKNMIIRGGTKIYLEDVDRCMEGSSGVRHCVSISLVKSGEQDKSLCFIVLKDEAQLSREEVRARVQSVLSSLHIPDEIYFVDTIPMTKTGKPLIDQLLQLRENEVAHKR